A region of Mammaliicoccus sp. Dog046 DNA encodes the following proteins:
- a CDS encoding class I SAM-dependent methyltransferase has product MNIVTNVRLTTAVKADASLYKQVEDAYFKLSAISEIGQATIIKRRKHTIKQLFQQNTTPIIVFERTGPKLYYSPDHPIYFHLDTTKVKLKALEQNQLPILVDMVNDLKGRGTKFSFVDGTMGFGRDSYLILKAFPNAKVYAVEQNPLIHFVISIGMKQFLNEDMNSRIQFIHADFQEWINKQDEIVDFLYLDPMFEQTLNDSDRMGELSRVTHSTIISENISNYKKLIIKAHYKSELFKKLNAIRCIRKTSKTHYGISINNQIQK; this is encoded by the coding sequence ATGAATATTGTGACTAATGTCAGACTGACAACTGCAGTAAAAGCTGATGCATCTCTCTACAAACAAGTAGAGGATGCATATTTTAAATTATCGGCGATTTCTGAAATAGGCCAAGCTACAATCATTAAAAGAAGAAAACATACCATTAAACAACTATTCCAGCAGAATACAACTCCTATAATTGTATTTGAGCGCACTGGTCCGAAACTTTATTATTCACCAGACCATCCGATTTACTTTCATTTAGATACTACGAAAGTAAAACTCAAAGCATTAGAACAAAATCAACTACCTATTTTAGTAGACATGGTTAATGATTTAAAAGGTAGGGGTACGAAATTCAGTTTCGTTGACGGTACAATGGGCTTTGGTAGAGATAGTTATTTAATCTTAAAAGCTTTCCCAAATGCAAAGGTTTACGCTGTAGAACAAAATCCACTTATTCATTTCGTTATTTCTATAGGAATGAAACAATTTTTAAATGAAGATATGAACAGTCGTATTCAATTCATTCATGCAGATTTTCAAGAGTGGATCAATAAACAGGATGAAATAGTAGATTTCTTATATCTAGATCCAATGTTTGAACAAACGCTAAATGATTCTGACCGAATGGGAGAATTATCACGAGTAACGCATTCCACAATTATTTCAGAAAACATTTCAAATTATAAAAAGCTTATCATTAAAGCACATTATAAAAGTGAACTGTTCAAAAAATTAAATGCGATTCGTTGTATAAGAAAGACATCTAAAACACATTATGGCATATCGATAAATAATCAAATACAGAAATAA
- the msrA gene encoding peptide-methionine (S)-S-oxide reductase MsrA, producing MAYATLAGGCFWCLVKPFNEFPGIIKVTSGYSGGHVENPSYEEVCTNQTGHLEAVQIEYNEDETSFESILDIYFKTFDPTDNKGQFFDRGESYEPAIFYHDEEQKDIAIKKIKELDAKLIFDKPIITPIKPYKNFYPAETYHQDYYLKNPSHYEGYQNGSGRKAFIEKHWGNQNA from the coding sequence ATGGCATATGCAACACTAGCTGGAGGATGTTTTTGGTGTTTAGTTAAACCATTTAATGAATTTCCAGGTATTATTAAAGTTACGTCAGGTTACAGTGGTGGACATGTGGAAAATCCTTCTTATGAAGAGGTTTGTACAAATCAAACGGGACATTTAGAAGCTGTTCAAATCGAATATAATGAAGATGAAACATCTTTTGAATCTATTCTAGATATATATTTTAAAACATTTGATCCAACTGACAATAAAGGTCAATTCTTTGATCGTGGAGAGAGCTATGAACCTGCGATTTTCTACCATGATGAAGAACAGAAAGATATTGCGATTAAAAAGATTAAAGAATTGGATGCGAAACTTATTTTCGACAAACCAATTATCACACCAATTAAACCTTATAAGAATTTCTATCCAGCCGAAACATACCATCAAGATTATTACTTAAAAAACCCTTCTCATTACGAAGGATATCAGAATGGTTCTGGTAGAAAAGCTTTCATAGAAAAACATTGGGGGAATCAAAATGCTTAA
- a CDS encoding DUF2140 family protein translates to MENKNWMNHRGWFYAFIFLILLILIAMIYITVSVSDDTPPLKHEKEMDNKDFTIAFNNHELQTLMNSTLKDYDIKTHIKNKTVSFDTKTKILGKQLDVTINTHPKKYDRSTIKFNIKSIDIGKLNISNPFILSQIKNHGDIPPYIQIHPKDESFYLSLDELDIQNVDNIQIQTLDLLAKKWYFDIKLK, encoded by the coding sequence ATGGAAAATAAAAATTGGATGAATCATCGCGGTTGGTTTTACGCATTTATTTTTCTTATATTATTAATATTAATTGCGATGATTTATATAACGGTTTCTGTGTCGGACGATACGCCACCATTAAAGCATGAAAAAGAAATGGACAACAAAGATTTTACAATTGCATTTAATAATCATGAATTACAAACTTTAATGAATTCAACTTTAAAGGACTATGATATTAAAACACATATTAAAAACAAAACCGTATCATTTGATACAAAAACAAAAATTTTGGGTAAACAATTAGATGTAACTATTAATACCCATCCAAAAAAATATGATCGTTCAACAATCAAGTTTAATATAAAATCGATAGATATCGGAAAATTGAATATTTCAAACCCGTTTATCCTTTCTCAAATTAAAAATCATGGTGATATACCCCCATATATTCAAATCCACCCTAAAGATGAATCTTTCTATTTATCATTAGATGAATTAGATATTCAAAATGTTGATAATATTCAAATACAAACATTAGATTTATTGGCAAAAAAATGGTACTTTGATATTAAGCTAAAGTAA
- a CDS encoding PTS glucose transporter subunit IIA: MFKKLFGGNKSKDTNVEVFAPISGEYVAIEDIPDPVFAQKMMGEGFGIKPSEGVVVAPFDGEVVNVFKPSNHAVGIKAANGLEVLVHVGLETVQLGGEGFEALVNTGDVVSKGDELLKFDIETIEAKVKSVISPVIITNTDDAEDIKIEALDQLVKGTTKSIEVKMK; encoded by the coding sequence ATGTTCAAAAAATTATTCGGTGGTAACAAATCAAAAGATACAAATGTAGAAGTATTCGCACCAATTTCAGGTGAATATGTAGCAATTGAAGATATTCCAGATCCAGTATTTGCTCAAAAAATGATGGGTGAAGGATTCGGAATTAAACCATCTGAAGGCGTAGTTGTTGCACCATTCGATGGTGAAGTTGTAAACGTGTTTAAACCTTCAAATCACGCAGTTGGTATAAAAGCTGCTAATGGACTTGAAGTACTTGTACACGTTGGACTAGAGACTGTTCAACTTGGTGGAGAAGGTTTTGAAGCACTTGTAAATACTGGCGATGTTGTTAGTAAAGGTGATGAATTATTGAAATTTGATATCGAAACTATTGAAGCTAAAGTGAAATCAGTAATTAGTCCTGTTATTATTACAAATACTGATGATGCAGAAGATATAAAAATCGAAGCATTAGATCAACTTGTAAAAGGAACGACAAAATCAATTGAAGTGAAAATGAAATAA
- a CDS encoding zinc-finger domain-containing protein, whose protein sequence is MTLILVHEEKLAIKQIDQLMETYCKGCLLKTHYRETKGKHQAHQYCISECSIGIRIKQLGNTLQ, encoded by the coding sequence GTGACACTCATTTTAGTACATGAAGAAAAATTAGCGATTAAACAAATAGATCAATTAATGGAAACATATTGTAAAGGGTGTTTGTTAAAGACCCATTATCGTGAAACGAAGGGGAAACATCAAGCCCATCAATATTGTATATCCGAATGTTCAATTGGAATTCGCATTAAACAATTAGGTAATACATTGCAATAA
- a CDS encoding conserved virulence factor C family protein, translating into MEIVRVEPTPSPNTMKIVLSFKKEDRSSKTYTETNDQNPEFINRILQLDGIKSVFHVMDFIAVDKNPKENWDTLLKEVTSAISGSTDNNDLDLNQVNEHFGEVKAEVLEFKGIPYQIKLTSSDEEKRKQLPEIYIDSMLKATKDDDNVVFLRKWKDLGIRYGELDEVLESVQEEVLALYPESLLNQLVDDALNNDVVIPEKQFIHVDKETFEQEQDWKVRLRMLNDFPTPTEADYPLLDLALNDTKPQVRRMAIVLLGMIETKETLPYLYRGMNDKVVSVRRTAGDCLSDLGFREALPVMIEALEDPHKIVRWRAAMFIFDEGDDSALEALRNRQDDPAFDVKLQVQMAIERIENGEEALGSVWKQMANRKREEN; encoded by the coding sequence ATGGAAATTGTAAGAGTTGAACCAACACCAAGCCCTAATACTATGAAGATAGTATTATCATTTAAAAAGGAAGACCGATCATCAAAAACATATACTGAAACGAATGATCAAAACCCAGAATTCATAAATCGTATCTTACAACTTGATGGTATTAAATCTGTCTTTCATGTTATGGATTTTATTGCAGTAGATAAAAATCCAAAAGAAAATTGGGATACTTTATTGAAAGAAGTGACGTCAGCAATATCTGGTTCAACGGATAATAATGATTTAGATTTAAATCAAGTGAATGAACATTTTGGCGAAGTTAAAGCTGAAGTATTAGAATTTAAAGGGATACCGTATCAAATTAAGTTAACTTCTTCAGATGAAGAGAAAAGAAAACAACTTCCTGAAATTTATATTGATAGTATGCTTAAGGCTACAAAAGACGATGACAATGTTGTATTTTTAAGAAAATGGAAAGATTTAGGTATCCGTTACGGTGAACTTGATGAGGTACTAGAATCTGTACAAGAAGAAGTACTTGCATTGTATCCAGAATCACTATTAAATCAATTAGTTGATGATGCTTTAAATAACGATGTTGTTATTCCAGAAAAACAATTTATTCATGTTGATAAAGAGACTTTTGAACAAGAACAAGATTGGAAAGTTAGATTAAGAATGTTGAATGATTTTCCAACACCAACCGAAGCTGATTATCCGTTACTTGACTTAGCGCTTAATGATACAAAGCCTCAAGTCCGAAGAATGGCTATTGTACTCTTGGGTATGATAGAAACTAAAGAAACATTACCGTATTTATATAGAGGTATGAATGATAAAGTTGTATCTGTAAGACGAACGGCAGGTGACTGTTTGAGTGATTTAGGTTTCAGAGAAGCTTTACCTGTAATGATTGAAGCTTTAGAGGATCCTCACAAAATTGTTAGATGGCGAGCAGCTATGTTTATTTTTGATGAAGGTGACGACTCTGCACTAGAAGCATTACGAAATAGACAAGATGATCCAGCATTTGACGTTAAATTACAAGTTCAAATGGCTATTGAAAGAATTGAAAATGGTGAAGAAGCTTTAGGATCTGTATGGAAACAAATGGCGAATAGAAAAAGAGAGGAAAATTAA
- a CDS encoding dihydrofolate reductase: protein MKSIIVCHDQNRVIGLDNKMPWHLPNDLKRVKALTTGNTIVMGRKTFESLGRPLPNRRNVVLTSNKNFQHPGVDVIHNLEEINELDGHIFIFGGQGLYEQMMDKVEDMYVTVIEDKFQGDAFFPPYTFGEWEVISSEAGELDEKNTIPHTYMHLERIK from the coding sequence ATGAAATCAATTATTGTTTGTCACGACCAAAATAGGGTCATTGGATTAGATAACAAGATGCCTTGGCATCTTCCTAATGATCTTAAAAGAGTTAAAGCTTTAACAACGGGTAATACCATTGTTATGGGTAGAAAGACTTTCGAATCATTAGGTAGACCTTTGCCAAATAGAAGAAATGTTGTCTTAACTTCTAATAAAAATTTCCAACACCCTGGCGTTGATGTTATTCATAATTTAGAAGAAATAAACGAATTAGATGGCCATATTTTTATATTTGGTGGGCAAGGGCTTTACGAACAAATGATGGACAAAGTTGAAGATATGTATGTCACTGTAATTGAAGATAAGTTTCAAGGTGATGCATTCTTTCCACCATATACATTCGGCGAATGGGAAGTTATTTCTTCCGAAGCTGGAGAACTAGATGAAAAGAATACAATACCACACACATATATGCATTTAGAAAGGATAAAGTAA
- a CDS encoding GNAT family N-acetyltransferase gives MRKATRNDIQDINQLTEMAKSIMASDQNPQWDHRYPIEKDFYSDIDNGDLYLYEIDNEVVGYICINQSQADWYKQLKWPMSVDHAYVIHRMSANPEYKGIAQKMMQFAIDLATDDNASILLTDTFSLNNRAQQLFTKFDFVKAGEYETNEFPFDKGAPFYAYYKLIDNKEK, from the coding sequence TTGAGAAAAGCAACACGAAATGATATTCAAGATATCAATCAATTAACAGAAATGGCCAAATCAATTATGGCATCAGACCAAAATCCACAGTGGGATCACCGTTATCCTATTGAGAAAGATTTTTATAGTGATATAGATAATGGAGATTTATATTTATATGAAATAGACAATGAAGTTGTCGGCTATATTTGTATTAATCAGAGTCAAGCAGACTGGTATAAACAATTAAAATGGCCTATGTCTGTAGATCATGCTTATGTAATACATCGCATGTCAGCGAATCCTGAATATAAAGGGATTGCTCAAAAAATGATGCAATTCGCTATTGATTTAGCTACTGATGATAATGCTTCTATACTATTGACAGATACATTTTCATTAAACAATCGTGCACAGCAGCTTTTCACTAAATTTGATTTCGTGAAAGCAGGAGAATACGAAACCAATGAATTTCCGTTTGATAAAGGTGCACCGTTTTATGCATA
- a CDS encoding thymidylate synthase — MNNFDHAYHDLCKKVLEQGDSKDDRTGTGTISIFGHQMRFDLSEGFPLLTTKKVSFKLIATELLWFIKGDTNIRYLLQYKNNIWNEWAFKKWIESEDYEGPDMTDFGRRSLVDDAFNEQYKEQLAIFKSNILNDDEFMLKYGDLGNVYGKQWRDWKDQHGQSVDQLQTLIENIKQNPNSRRHIISAWNPTEIDSMALPPCHTLFQFYVKDGKLSCQLYQRSADIFLGVPFNIASYSLLTHLIAKECNLEVGEFVHTFGDAHIYKNHIDAIQEQLSRDSYEAPTLEINSDKSLFDIDYEDLEIKDYKSHPSIKAPIAV, encoded by the coding sequence ATGAATAACTTTGATCATGCATATCACGATTTATGCAAAAAAGTTTTAGAACAAGGTGACAGTAAAGATGACAGAACGGGTACGGGTACAATTTCGATATTTGGTCACCAAATGAGATTCGATTTATCAGAAGGATTCCCTCTACTTACAACAAAGAAAGTTTCTTTCAAATTAATCGCTACTGAACTATTGTGGTTTATTAAAGGCGATACAAATATTAGATATCTATTACAATATAAAAATAATATCTGGAATGAATGGGCGTTTAAAAAATGGATTGAAAGTGAAGATTACGAAGGACCAGACATGACAGATTTTGGTCGACGTAGTTTAGTTGATGATGCTTTCAATGAACAATATAAAGAGCAGTTAGCTATCTTTAAATCAAATATACTCAATGATGATGAATTTATGTTGAAATATGGCGACCTTGGTAACGTTTATGGTAAACAATGGCGCGATTGGAAAGATCAACATGGCCAAAGCGTAGACCAACTACAAACATTAATTGAAAATATTAAACAAAATCCAAATTCTAGACGACATATCATTTCTGCTTGGAATCCAACAGAAATCGATTCAATGGCATTACCACCTTGTCACACGTTGTTCCAATTTTACGTTAAAGATGGTAAATTGAGTTGCCAATTATATCAACGTAGTGCAGATATTTTTCTTGGCGTGCCATTTAATATAGCAAGTTATAGCTTATTAACACATTTAATTGCTAAAGAGTGTAATCTAGAAGTAGGTGAATTTGTTCATACATTTGGAGATGCTCATATTTATAAAAATCATATCGATGCCATTCAAGAACAACTTTCTAGAGATTCTTATGAAGCACCGACCTTAGAAATCAATTCAGATAAATCACTATTTGATATAGATTATGAGGATTTAGAAATTAAAGATTACAAATCACATCCAAGTATTAAAGCACCTATTGCAGTATAA
- a CDS encoding BrxA/BrxB family bacilliredoxin, producing the protein MNAYEQYMKELAQPMRSELTDQGFESLETPEDVKSYMENAQQNETTFIVVNSVCGCAAGLARPAAVTVAQQNDKKPSRVATVFAGQDKEATETMREFIAQVPSSPSMALFKGNELKYFMPREHIEGRDIQEICMDIKDAFDEYCD; encoded by the coding sequence ATGAATGCATACGAACAATATATGAAAGAATTAGCTCAACCAATGAGATCAGAATTAACTGACCAAGGTTTCGAAAGTTTAGAAACTCCTGAGGACGTTAAAAGTTATATGGAAAATGCACAACAAAACGAAACAACATTTATTGTAGTAAATTCAGTTTGTGGATGTGCTGCAGGACTAGCTCGACCAGCAGCTGTTACCGTTGCACAACAAAATGATAAAAAACCATCAAGAGTTGCAACTGTGTTCGCAGGACAAGACAAAGAAGCAACAGAAACGATGAGAGAATTTATTGCACAAGTTCCATCAAGTCCATCTATGGCTTTGTTTAAAGGTAACGAACTTAAATACTTTATGCCTCGTGAACATATTGAAGGAAGAGATATCCAAGAAATTTGTATGGATATTAAAGACGCATTTGATGAATATTGTGACTAA
- a CDS encoding YozE family protein codes for MKQYSFYQYALTKRNENSELGKLADLIFQDLSFPKFSNDYHTLSDYLETEAMFIQPMSVFDELYESYEEWLKF; via the coding sequence ATGAAACAGTATTCTTTTTATCAATACGCTTTAACAAAACGAAATGAAAACAGTGAACTTGGTAAACTTGCGGATTTAATATTCCAAGACTTATCATTTCCGAAATTTTCAAATGACTATCATACACTTTCGGATTATTTAGAAACAGAAGCTATGTTTATTCAACCGATGAGTGTATTTGATGAACTATATGAATCTTATGAGGAATGGTTGAAGTTCTAA
- a CDS encoding DegV family protein → MSNIKIVVDSTTDLSQDYLKENNVTVVPLNILIDGVTYEDQTEISSTEFLDMMKDAKQLPKTSQPAIGKIVEAYDELGKDGSEILSIHMTSELSGTFSAAQQAAQMTQSNVTVVDSKFISLAYGFQIEEIIKLVNEGKSMTEILEQIEIIKKNLRLFVVIGNIDNLIKGGRIGKAKGLLGSLMQIKPIGELINGKIEMMHNARTQNAIIKYLIKELDVFLEKKDLIKIGIADANAEQLMNKLMNTIKEKKDFHHFDTAVTTPVVSTHTGEGAIGVFFYGK, encoded by the coding sequence ATGTCAAACATTAAAATCGTTGTAGATTCTACGACAGATTTATCGCAAGATTATCTTAAAGAAAATAACGTAACAGTTGTTCCATTAAATATTTTGATTGATGGTGTCACTTACGAAGACCAAACTGAAATTTCTTCAACAGAATTTTTAGATATGATGAAAGATGCCAAACAATTACCTAAAACAAGTCAACCAGCAATCGGGAAGATTGTTGAAGCATATGACGAGTTAGGTAAAGACGGTTCAGAAATTCTTAGTATACATATGACTTCTGAATTATCTGGAACGTTTAGTGCTGCACAACAAGCTGCTCAAATGACGCAGTCTAACGTTACAGTAGTTGATAGTAAATTTATTTCATTGGCTTATGGATTCCAAATTGAAGAAATTATAAAATTGGTGAACGAAGGTAAATCGATGACGGAAATTCTTGAACAAATTGAAATTATCAAGAAAAATTTACGTTTATTTGTTGTAATTGGAAATATTGATAACTTAATTAAAGGTGGCAGAATCGGTAAAGCTAAAGGTCTCCTTGGCTCGCTTATGCAAATTAAACCCATTGGTGAATTGATAAACGGAAAAATAGAAATGATGCATAATGCACGAACTCAAAATGCAATTATTAAATATTTAATAAAAGAACTTGATGTATTTTTAGAGAAAAAAGATTTGATAAAAATCGGTATTGCTGATGCAAATGCGGAGCAATTAATGAACAAATTGATGAATACGATTAAGGAAAAGAAAGATTTTCATCACTTTGATACAGCAGTAACAACACCTGTCGTTTCTACACATACGGGTGAAGGCGCAATCGGTGTCTTTTTCTATGGAAAATAA
- a CDS encoding lysophospholipid acyltransferase family protein produces the protein MLRMAKTFGYIIGYAALVTSQLNKVKSKKYQINDVRKQDEMIHLYAQKWSSRILESAGANIHVTGNTEPLDEPVLYIANHEGNFDIPVLIKHLPQPFGFISKKEVENIPFLKPWMEEMNCIYLDRSNRRASLQMIKDGINKLKEQHSLLIFPEGSRSKGGPMQEFKAGSFKLAKSAKVKIIPIAIYGTSNIMEKQNSKNIVPSDVYVHILDPVTPDIFEDHTMQEVSQYVQEKISHAVHSLKENDYVKH, from the coding sequence ATGTTAAGAATGGCGAAAACTTTTGGATACATCATTGGTTATGCCGCATTGGTAACTTCACAACTCAATAAAGTGAAAAGTAAAAAATATCAAATTAATGATGTACGCAAACAAGATGAGATGATCCATTTATATGCTCAAAAATGGTCATCAAGAATATTAGAATCAGCAGGTGCAAATATCCATGTAACCGGAAATACTGAACCATTGGATGAACCTGTACTTTATATTGCAAATCATGAAGGTAATTTCGATATCCCAGTGTTAATTAAACATTTACCTCAACCATTTGGATTTATTTCTAAGAAAGAAGTAGAAAACATTCCATTTTTAAAGCCGTGGATGGAAGAAATGAATTGCATTTACTTAGATAGATCAAATAGACGAGCTAGTTTACAAATGATTAAAGATGGTATAAATAAATTAAAAGAACAACATTCATTACTCATTTTTCCAGAAGGAAGTAGGAGTAAAGGTGGCCCAATGCAAGAATTCAAGGCCGGTTCTTTTAAATTAGCTAAATCAGCTAAGGTTAAAATTATACCGATAGCTATATATGGTACTTCAAATATAATGGAGAAACAAAATTCTAAAAATATTGTACCTAGTGATGTTTATGTACACATTTTAGATCCAGTTACACCAGATATTTTTGAAGATCATACCATGCAAGAAGTGAGTCAGTATGTACAAGAGAAAATTAGTCATGCTGTTCATTCATTAAAGGAGAATGACTATGTCAAACATTAA
- a CDS encoding S41 family peptidase yields the protein MNPFKNMKKKQVTMPLYKLLMLIFVIVLLTSVVTFASYKFGLYFGNDQQKNLNKIEAAYKEIDNDYYKDVNKDKLTEGAIKGMVQSLKDPYSEYISSKDTTTYNEEISGDFVGIGAEMEAHKGYVRITSPMKQSPAEKAGVKPLDVITHVDHQSIKNQSFNKIVSKVRGKKGTTVTLTIKREGKEPFDIKIKRDKIHVTSVDYTKKNDTGIIAISKFQNETTKELKSALKQAQKDKVKHVVLDLRNNPGGLLDEVVTSVNLFVDKGKPVIYLETKGDKPQAVDTENNKLSGINDMKYSVLVNKGSASAAEIFAGALQDYKIADVLGTTTFGKGIGQVHKEFNDNSLLKYTNMRWLTPNKSYIHKKGIKPDKTISAPKYEGIEILDPEKTYQINDQSKEVSSIKIGLKALGYNIKNENDVFDEDLKQAVMSFQSDYHINSNGTFSGKTTEKFIELLRKKILKEDKQLDQAIKYIHQ from the coding sequence ATGAATCCTTTTAAAAACATGAAGAAAAAACAAGTCACAATGCCACTTTATAAATTATTAATGCTCATTTTTGTAATTGTATTGTTAACATCTGTGGTTACGTTCGCTTCATATAAGTTTGGTCTATACTTTGGAAATGACCAACAGAAGAACCTAAATAAGATTGAAGCTGCCTATAAAGAAATAGACAATGATTATTATAAAGATGTGAATAAAGATAAATTAACTGAAGGTGCTATCAAAGGTATGGTACAGTCTTTAAAAGATCCTTATAGTGAATACATATCTTCAAAAGATACAACTACTTACAATGAAGAAATTTCAGGAGATTTTGTAGGCATTGGTGCGGAAATGGAAGCACATAAAGGTTATGTAAGAATTACTAGCCCTATGAAACAATCACCTGCAGAGAAAGCAGGCGTAAAACCTTTAGATGTTATCACACACGTCGATCATCAATCTATTAAAAATCAATCTTTCAACAAAATAGTAAGTAAAGTCAGAGGAAAAAAAGGTACAACTGTTACTTTGACAATCAAACGAGAAGGTAAAGAACCGTTCGATATTAAAATTAAACGTGACAAAATTCACGTCACAAGTGTCGATTATACGAAAAAGAATGACACTGGAATCATAGCCATTTCTAAGTTCCAAAATGAAACAACGAAAGAGTTGAAATCAGCATTAAAACAAGCACAAAAAGACAAAGTGAAACATGTTGTTTTAGATTTAAGAAATAATCCAGGTGGGTTATTAGACGAAGTTGTAACGAGTGTGAATCTATTTGTCGACAAAGGTAAACCTGTTATTTATTTAGAAACGAAAGGTGATAAACCTCAAGCTGTAGATACTGAAAATAACAAGTTATCAGGTATCAACGATATGAAATATTCAGTACTAGTAAATAAAGGGTCAGCGAGTGCTGCAGAAATTTTTGCTGGGGCACTTCAAGATTACAAAATTGCAGATGTATTAGGTACAACAACATTTGGTAAAGGTATTGGACAAGTTCATAAAGAATTTAATGATAACAGTCTACTAAAATATACGAATATGCGATGGTTAACACCTAATAAATCATATATACACAAAAAAGGGATTAAACCTGACAAAACGATTTCAGCACCTAAATATGAAGGTATTGAAATACTAGACCCTGAAAAAACATACCAAATCAATGATCAATCGAAAGAAGTATCTTCAATTAAGATTGGATTGAAGGCTTTAGGGTATAATATAAAAAATGAAAATGATGTTTTTGATGAAGATTTGAAACAAGCAGTGATGTCATTCCAATCTGACTATCATATTAATTCAAATGGTACTTTCTCCGGTAAAACAACTGAGAAATTCATCGAATTATTACGCAAAAAAATTCTAAAAGAAGATAAACAATTAGATCAAGCTATAAAATATATACATCAATAA
- the msrB gene encoding peptide-methionine (R)-S-oxide reductase MsrB produces MLKKNKNELSEMEFLVTQQNGTEPPFQNEYWNHFEKGIYIDKLSGKPLFTSEEKFESNCGWPSFSKALDDNEIIELVDKTHGMLRTEVRSEDADSHLGHVFNDGPKETGGLRYCINSAAVQFIPYDKLEELGYGTLINHFNK; encoded by the coding sequence ATGCTTAAAAAAAATAAAAATGAATTAAGCGAAATGGAATTTTTAGTTACACAACAAAATGGTACAGAACCTCCTTTTCAAAATGAATATTGGAATCATTTTGAAAAAGGTATCTACATTGATAAATTATCAGGTAAACCGTTGTTTACTTCTGAAGAAAAATTCGAATCTAATTGTGGATGGCCAAGCTTCTCAAAAGCATTAGATGACAATGAAATTATCGAACTTGTCGATAAAACACATGGTATGCTTAGAACTGAAGTTCGTTCTGAGGATGCAGATAGTCATTTAGGACATGTTTTTAATGATGGTCCTAAAGAAACAGGTGGATTAAGATATTGTATTAATTCAGCTGCAGTACAATTTATCCCATATGATAAATTAGAAGAGTTAGGTTATGGTACATTAATAAATCATTTTAACAAATAG